The genomic interval GCGCCGTGCTCCGCGAAGAACGCCTCCACGTGCTCGCCCACCAGTTGCCAGAACAGCCCCGCCGCTCGCGCGTACCGGTGCCCCTCACAGACAGGCGGAGCCGGGGCGAAGCCCTTCCAGTCGTAGCTCCCCAACAGATGCACCAGCCTCGACTCGATTCCGCGCTCCGTCAGCGCGCTCGCCCGAGTGATGTAACCCGTGGTCCCCACCAGGAAGTCGTTGGCGGAGTGGTTGATGAGGACCACCTCTCGCAGGTGCGGCATCAGCAACCAACGCAGCGGACTTCGCCGCAGGTTGCGGTGCGCGGCGATGGCGTACTGCTCGATGTTGAAGTGGCACTGGCCCAGGTGATTGCCCAGCTCCGTCTCCAGCGTCGCGCTCACTCGCGCCATCCGCTTGGCCGCCTCCCAGTTCTCCCCATCCGCGGGCGTATAGCCTCGCCGCGTCACCGGTGAACCCGGGGCCGTGGCGCCCGGCTCGCGCATCCCCAGGATGATGCGCGTGGGCAACAGCTGCCCATCCACCAGCCTCAATCGCAGGTCCACGTCCGGCAGACAGTGGATGCCATCCTGCTCGTACGCATTCCACGGGAAGTAGAGCCGGAATGCGTTCGGGTCCGCGGGCACCTCCGGGTCCCTGTCGAGGATGGAGGAGAACATGCCGTTGAGCAGCCGCTCCCCGAAGAAGGCATCGGTGCGCGTGGAGCCCGGTGACTCGCGCTCCATCCGCACCGTCATCGCCTCGGGATAGTCCGCTTGAATCCGGTCCAGGTCCGGAGCCTGCCCCAACTTCCCCTGGAGCAGATGGCGCCGCTTGACGAGCTCGATGGGCGCCACCGCCTTCAACATCGCCAGCGAGCGGCCCGGCGCATACGCCGTCGGCGGAGTGCCTGCCTCCGTGACGTGAAGCCGCGCGAGCGTCGCCGCCGGGTCATATTCCCAGTACGGCAGCCTCAACGTGCCGAAGTCGTAGTGCAGCCCACCGTGGTCATCCGGCCCCTGCTCGGCCCCGATGCGCCGCCACGTCTCCACCACCCGTCCGTCGGGGAGGAAGCTGTGCTGCGGCTCGAAGAAGCGGATCTCCAGGTCCGGCAGGTCCCCCGCCCCCGCGTCCTCCGGGTCGTACCGGACCGAGAAGCCCCCTTCCGCGTCCGTGAAGCCCTCGCCCAGGAAGTCATCGGGCGTGCCGATGTCCCGGTCCCACAACTCCACCTTGATGTGGTGCAGGGGAATGGGGCCCTCGGGCCCGTCCTGCTCGAAGACCAGGCGCCCCACCGCGACGGCCGGCAACGCCTTGGCGCTGCGCTCCGTGTGGCTCGCCGCCCGGACCCGAGGCCCCAGCTCACGGCTGAACGCCAGCCGCTCCTCCAGACTCAGGTTCGAATACCACCGCGCGAGCTCGGCCACGTCGAGCGGTTCATCGCCATCCTTCTCGGACTCCTTGAGCCCGAGAGTGCCCATCATTCGCCGCATCGCCACGAACATCGTCCCGTCCCTGACACATCCTTCATCCCGGGGGGAGGCTACCATGGGTTGAGCTCACACTATTCCCGGCCTACGGTCTGCCCTGGTAATGCTGGGGATTCGATGATGGCTGCGTACACACTCACGGTTCGGACGAATGGGAAGCTCGGCGCGGGGACGGATGCGAACATCTCCGTCGTCCTGGTCGGTACACGCGGAGAGAGTGGTCCACACCTGCTGGACCTGCCTTTCCACAACGACTTCGAGGCCGGCACCCAGGACGACTATTCCATCGACGCGGAGGACGTGGGCGACCTCGTGCTCCTGCGCTTCTTCAACGAGGGGGGCCTCGCGGCGGACTGGCTCCTCGACTGGGTCCGCGTCACGGATGGCACGAAGCAGTGGCACTTCCCCTTCTTCCGCTGGGTGCTGAGCGGCGCCACGGTCGAGGTGCTCGAGGGCACCGCGAAGCTCGCGCGGCACGTGGGCAGCGAACGCGAGTCCGTGGCCCGCCGCGCGCAACTCAAGGCCCGCAAGCAGATGTACCCCTGGCGCCCCGCCTCGCAGACCGAGGGCCTCCCGGGCGCGCTCGACATCAGCGAGGCACAGCCCCTTCCGAAGGACGAGCTCTATCGGGGGCTGACCCAGGGCAGTTACGAGGTCGTCATCGCCAAGACGCTGGCGGCCATCCAACTGCACCTGCCCATGCTGAGCCACGCATGGAACGGGTTGGTGAACGTCTTCGACTTCTTCAAGAGCCTGGAGGTCCCCCAGCTCGCCCGCCGGTGGAAGGACGACCTCGAGTTCGCGCGTCAGGCGGTCCAGGGCATCAACCCCCTCCACATCACGCTCATCCCCCGGCTTCCCGAGGGCATGCCGCTGACGGATGACGCCGTGCGAGGCCTCATGTCGCCGGGCACCACGCTGGCGCGGGCGCTCGACGCGCGGCGCATCTTCCTGCTCGACTTCGAGATTCTCGACGACATCGCCATGTACCGGAAGGTCGACAAGGACGGCCACGAGGAGCGCCGCTGGGCTCCGGCGTCCCGCTGTCTGCTGTACCTGGACGACGAGCACAACCTGCGTCCCCTCGCCATCCAGCTCGGACGGGACGCCGAGAAGGACCCGGTCTTCACCCCCAACGACAGCGAGGCGGACTGGCTGGCGGCGAAGGTCTTCGTGCGCTGCTCCGAGGGCAATACGCACCAGATGGTGAGCCACGCGCTGCGCACGCACTTCATCGCGGAGCCGTTCGTCGTCGCGACGATGCGCAACCTCCCGGACCCGCACCCCGTCTACAAGCTGGTGCGCCGCCACTTCCGCTACACGCTCGCCATCAACGAGGGCGCCCGGAAGGGACTGCTCGCCGCCGGCGCCGTGTTCGACGACTTCATCGCCACGGGCGGTCCGGACAAGGGCCACCTCCAGCTCGGCCGGAAGGGCTTCGCGCGCTGGACCTTGGAGGACAACAAGCCCCGGTTGGACCTCGAGCGTCGAGGCGTGCTGGATGCCTCCATCCTCCCCTCCTACCCCTACCGCGACGATGCCCTGCCCCTGTGGGACGCGCTCGAGGAGTACGTCGGAGGAGTGCTCCGCCACTTCTACCGGACGGACGCCGACCTGGCGGGCGACGCCGAGATGCAGCAGTGGTGGCAGGACCTCACCGAGCACGGACTGCCCGCCGAGAAGCTGCCGTGCCGGGAGCTCTCCCGCGTCGAGGACCTGGTGGACATCCTCACCACCGTGCTCTTCACCGTCAGCGTCCAGCACGCCGCGGTGAACTACCTCCAGTACGAGCACTACGCCTTCGTGCCCAACGCTCCGCTGTGCATGCGCCAGGAGCCCCCTCGGCAGAAGGGGGTCCTCCGCTTGGAAGACCTCGCCGGCATGATTCCCTCCAAGTCCCAGATGCTCTGGCAGATTGCCATTGGCCGGGCGCTCTCCAGCTTTGGAGACGACGAGGAGTTCCTGCTGCACGAGGACGGCTGGCGCGAGGAGTACTTCCACGAGCCCGAGCTGAAGGCGATTCGCGAGCGATTCCACGACCGGCTGCGCACCCAGCTCGCCGTGGTGAAGGCGCGCAATGCGAACGCCGAGGTGCCGTACACCGTCCTGCAACCCGACAAGATTCCCTGCGGCATCACCGTCTGACGCGCCCGGAGACCCACGCCCTTGCCGAACCTGCTCTCTCGAGGCCTGTTCAACCTGTTCTTCGGTGCTCGCCGCAAACCCTTCGCGAGTCTCCCAGGTCCCCCTCCGGGCCTGTTGGGCAACCTGGGAGACTTCCTGGGGGCCCAGCCCTGGGACGTCTGCGCCCGCTATGCGCGCGCCCATGGGCCTGTCACCGTCGCGTGGCTCGGCCCCTCACCCGCGCTGGTGCTCAACGACCCCGCGGTCATCCATGAGGTGATGGAGACGCGGCGGCTGGAGTTCGAGAAGGGGAACATCGGCGACCAGATTCGCCACTCCGTCACGGACGACACGCCGTTCATCGCGGACCAGGGAGAGGACTGGTCCCGCAAGCACGGGATGGACCCGCTGGCGCAGCCGTGGACGCCCGCATGGCGCGCGGCCCAGGTGGAGCCCATGCGGGCGGCCATCTCCGAATCGGTGGAGGCCCTGCTCCAGGAGCCCTCGCTCGACCTGGCGCTCGCGCTGCGCAAGCTGACCTTCGATGTGTTCTGCGTGGCCACGGTGGGCGAGAAGCTGCCCACGTCCGCCTACGAAGACTTCATCCTGCTCGCGGCGGCGGCCGACGCGCGCATCCAGGCCAAGCTGCCGTTGCGGTTCGTCTCGGTGCCCAAGGGCTTCGCCGCCGCGAAGGAGCGCTTCTACGGGCTCTTCGCGGACAGGATTCGCGCGGCGCGGCAGGCCCCCGCGCCGCACCGCGTGGACCTGATGTCCTGGACGCTGCGGGAGATGCCCGGGTTCGACGACCAGGTCCACGCCCACCTGCTGGGCGGGTTCTTCTTTGGCGGCGTCTTCTCCTCGAGCACCACGCTGACGGGCGCCGTCCATCAGCTCCAGAAGTACCCCGCGGTCGAGGAGCGGCTGGCGCGAGAGTCCGCCGCGCTGATGCAGGGGCCGCTCGACTTCGAGCGGCTCGGGGGCGCGAGCTGGGGTGAGGCCGTGGCCTACGAGGCCCTGCGCCTCCTGCCCGCGGTGCGAGTCATGATGCGCCGGTCCCCCCTCGCCCCGGCCCCGCTCGCGGGTGTCACGCTGCCGCCTGGCACGACGCTCATGATCTCCAACCAGCACCTGCACCGGGACCCCACCCATTGGGTCAACCCGGAGGTGTTCGACCCGGAGCGTTGGCTGAACGGCGGCGCGGCCCGCAATCCCCTGGGCAGCGGCCACTTCTTCCCCTTCGGCCGAGGCCCTCGCGCCTGCGTCGCCGGGGACTTCGCGATGGTGTTCCTGCGCACGGCGCTGGCCACCCTTCTTGCCCGCGTGCGGGTCCACGTCGACTCGACGGAGCCCTTCGAGGAGGGTTTCTTCTTCGGTGTGGTGCTGCCCAAGGGCGTCACCGGTAGACTCGTCGCGCGCCAACGCTCGACGGACTCCTCACCCCTGGGAGCCCATCCCCCCTCCGTGGAAACCGCATGACCTTGTTTCGCCATCCCCGAGACCGCATCCCCGTCCTGCTGTTCCTCATGGCGTTCGCCCTGGACCTCACGGTCTTCTTCACGGCGCGAAGCTGGTGGTTCCCCATCCTGTGGTTGGGGCTGGGCATCATCCCCAAGGGGTGGATCAGCGCGTGGAACCACCACCATCAACACGTGCCCATGTTCCGCCACGCGTTGCCCAACCGGCTGCTGGAGTTGGTGTTCGGCTTCCAGACGGGCGTGACGTCCCACGCGTGGTTCCTCCACCACGTGGTGGGCCACCACAAGAACTACCTGGACCAGACGAAGGACGAGGCTGGCTGGAAGCGGCGTGATGGCAGCACCATGCGAGAGGTGGAGTTCTCCCTCTTCAACACGGTGGTGGCCTATCCCCGCGCCTTCCGCGCGGGCCGGGCGCACCCGCGAGCCCTCCGCGTCTTCCTGGCCATGGGCGCGCTCCAGGCCACGCTGCTGGGGCTCTTGTTCTGGCACCACTGGTACAACGCGCTCTGGGTCTTCCTGCTCCCCATGCTGGTGTCGCTCTACATCACGGTCTGGGCCACGTACTTCCACCACGCGGGCCTGGACACGCAGGAGCCGACGCAGGCCTCGTACAACATCCTTCACCGGGGCTACAACTTGATGACCGGGAACCTGGGTTACCACACGGCGCACCACGTGAAGCACGGGCTGCACTGGTCCCAGCTTCCGGAGCTGCACGCGCAGCTCGCCAAGGACATCCCCGCCACGCACTACCGCCAGCCCGGCATTCCGTTCGTGTGGTCCAACCCGGAGTCGAAGGTCGAGCCGGACGACGCGCGCTTCGGCGCCGCCGCGCAGTGACGCCAGGCGCCTCACTCCAGCAACTGGAGGTCGATGGCCTGGGCCATGCGCTCGTAGCCCAGGT from Myxococcus stipitatus carries:
- a CDS encoding lipoxygenase family protein, which codes for MMAAYTLTVRTNGKLGAGTDANISVVLVGTRGESGPHLLDLPFHNDFEAGTQDDYSIDAEDVGDLVLLRFFNEGGLAADWLLDWVRVTDGTKQWHFPFFRWVLSGATVEVLEGTAKLARHVGSERESVARRAQLKARKQMYPWRPASQTEGLPGALDISEAQPLPKDELYRGLTQGSYEVVIAKTLAAIQLHLPMLSHAWNGLVNVFDFFKSLEVPQLARRWKDDLEFARQAVQGINPLHITLIPRLPEGMPLTDDAVRGLMSPGTTLARALDARRIFLLDFEILDDIAMYRKVDKDGHEERRWAPASRCLLYLDDEHNLRPLAIQLGRDAEKDPVFTPNDSEADWLAAKVFVRCSEGNTHQMVSHALRTHFIAEPFVVATMRNLPDPHPVYKLVRRHFRYTLAINEGARKGLLAAGAVFDDFIATGGPDKGHLQLGRKGFARWTLEDNKPRLDLERRGVLDASILPSYPYRDDALPLWDALEEYVGGVLRHFYRTDADLAGDAEMQQWWQDLTEHGLPAEKLPCRELSRVEDLVDILTTVLFTVSVQHAAVNYLQYEHYAFVPNAPLCMRQEPPRQKGVLRLEDLAGMIPSKSQMLWQIAIGRALSSFGDDEEFLLHEDGWREEYFHEPELKAIRERFHDRLRTQLAVVKARNANAEVPYTVLQPDKIPCGITV
- a CDS encoding fatty acid desaturase translates to MTLFRHPRDRIPVLLFLMAFALDLTVFFTARSWWFPILWLGLGIIPKGWISAWNHHHQHVPMFRHALPNRLLELVFGFQTGVTSHAWFLHHVVGHHKNYLDQTKDEAGWKRRDGSTMREVEFSLFNTVVAYPRAFRAGRAHPRALRVFLAMGALQATLLGLLFWHHWYNALWVFLLPMLVSLYITVWATYFHHAGLDTQEPTQASYNILHRGYNLMTGNLGYHTAHHVKHGLHWSQLPELHAQLAKDIPATHYRQPGIPFVWSNPESKVEPDDARFGAAAQ
- a CDS encoding lipoxygenase family protein encodes the protein MMGTLGLKESEKDGDEPLDVAELARWYSNLSLEERLAFSRELGPRVRAASHTERSAKALPAVAVGRLVFEQDGPEGPIPLHHIKVELWDRDIGTPDDFLGEGFTDAEGGFSVRYDPEDAGAGDLPDLEIRFFEPQHSFLPDGRVVETWRRIGAEQGPDDHGGLHYDFGTLRLPYWEYDPAATLARLHVTEAGTPPTAYAPGRSLAMLKAVAPIELVKRRHLLQGKLGQAPDLDRIQADYPEAMTVRMERESPGSTRTDAFFGERLLNGMFSSILDRDPEVPADPNAFRLYFPWNAYEQDGIHCLPDVDLRLRLVDGQLLPTRIILGMREPGATAPGSPVTRRGYTPADGENWEAAKRMARVSATLETELGNHLGQCHFNIEQYAIAAHRNLRRSPLRWLLMPHLREVVLINHSANDFLVGTTGYITRASALTERGIESRLVHLLGSYDWKGFAPAPPVCEGHRYARAAGLFWQLVGEHVEAFFAEHGAAMEAEWREVRRFSDDLVAHSAPAFVCRYLRATVPGKPAPWFVRSERMDLDVKAAAPTPKAVSAVTWTDEPQPGEMDALKQLCRYVIYFATFRHAWANNLQWDDAGEVLYACLGLRWGKGGALSTEADLDVAPPPEDATEMLWISWMLSKTNYGFLLANEEADVHPRFVELLRAHAAEFAALGMDVRTVSSRINI
- a CDS encoding cytochrome P450, with the protein product MPNLLSRGLFNLFFGARRKPFASLPGPPPGLLGNLGDFLGAQPWDVCARYARAHGPVTVAWLGPSPALVLNDPAVIHEVMETRRLEFEKGNIGDQIRHSVTDDTPFIADQGEDWSRKHGMDPLAQPWTPAWRAAQVEPMRAAISESVEALLQEPSLDLALALRKLTFDVFCVATVGEKLPTSAYEDFILLAAAADARIQAKLPLRFVSVPKGFAAAKERFYGLFADRIRAARQAPAPHRVDLMSWTLREMPGFDDQVHAHLLGGFFFGGVFSSSTTLTGAVHQLQKYPAVEERLARESAALMQGPLDFERLGGASWGEAVAYEALRLLPAVRVMMRRSPLAPAPLAGVTLPPGTTLMISNQHLHRDPTHWVNPEVFDPERWLNGGAARNPLGSGHFFPFGRGPRACVAGDFAMVFLRTALATLLARVRVHVDSTEPFEEGFFFGVVLPKGVTGRLVARQRSTDSSPLGAHPPSVETA